The following are from one region of the Pseudomonas putida genome:
- a CDS encoding type II toxin-antitoxin system MqsA family antitoxin, which translates to MKCPLCGRAELVAQSKDMPYRYKGETTVIPDVYGDYCPACGEVILGMGEAQRMSDLMSAFERQVNGAVVDPAFIAAMRRKFDLDQREAGEIFGGGVNAFSRYENGKTTPPVALVKLLKLLDRHPELFEEVRTA; encoded by the coding sequence ATGAAATGCCCACTGTGTGGACGAGCGGAATTGGTCGCGCAATCCAAGGACATGCCTTATCGCTACAAGGGTGAAACTACCGTTATTCCCGATGTTTATGGCGACTACTGCCCTGCTTGTGGTGAGGTGATACTCGGCATGGGAGAGGCGCAGCGCATGAGTGACCTGATGTCGGCGTTTGAGCGACAAGTCAATGGAGCCGTTGTTGATCCTGCCTTCATTGCAGCAATGCGCAGGAAGTTCGACCTCGACCAGCGTGAAGCAGGGGAAATTTTCGGTGGTGGGGTCAATGCGTTCTCTCGTTACGAAAACGGCAAGACCACGCCGCCAGTGGCGCTGGTAAAACTGCTCAAGCTGCTGGACCGCCACCCAGAGCTCTTCGAGGAAGTGCGTACTGCCTGA
- a CDS encoding type II toxin-antitoxin system MqsR family toxin, which yields MPHCPLKRVKALLSLGKVRTTGVATQGARALGIEPFAMLNIVRELTPGDFHKSMTTYNNHRVWQDVYRPQTAVGRVYLKLMVVDDLLIVSFKEL from the coding sequence ATGCCTCACTGCCCGCTGAAGCGGGTGAAGGCGCTGTTGAGTCTAGGCAAAGTGCGTACTACCGGGGTAGCCACGCAGGGTGCTCGGGCACTTGGGATTGAGCCTTTCGCCATGCTGAACATTGTTCGCGAGCTAACGCCAGGCGACTTTCACAAGAGCATGACGACCTACAACAATCATCGAGTCTGGCAGGACGTCTATCGTCCCCAGACCGCTGTAGGAAGGGTTTACCTCAAGTTGATGGTGGTTGACGACCTGCTCATCGTGTCTTTCAAGGAGCTGTGA
- a CDS encoding MFS transporter, whose amino-acid sequence MTAIDTARPPRFSRGDHRTLGLAALGGALEIYDFIIFVFFALTLSQLFFPPEMPEWLRLLQSFGIFVTGYLARPLGGILMAHFADHLGRKRVFSLSILMMALPCLLIGVMPTYADIGYAAPLILLALRILQGAAVGGEVPSAWTFVAEHAPAGRRGYALGFLQAGLTFGYLLGALTATLLAQLFTPQEILDYAWRYPFLLGGVFGVIGVWLRRWLSETPVFLALRARQEQPVSFPLRRVLGEHRRALIPAALLTCVLTSAVVVLVVITPTVMQQRFGMTAGHTFALSSVGIVFLNIGCVLAGLLVDRVGAWRALMLYSLLLPLGIGALYASLVGQWGMTWLAYALAGLSCGVVGVVPSVMVGLFPAEIRVSGISFTYNVAYALWASTTPLALIALMPWSPWVCVGFCLIMGTVGLLTALYFGRREPLAFAAEPVPIMCGDK is encoded by the coding sequence ATGACTGCCATCGATACCGCTCGCCCGCCCCGGTTCAGCCGCGGCGACCACCGGACCCTGGGCCTGGCGGCGTTGGGCGGCGCGCTGGAAATCTACGACTTCATCATCTTCGTGTTCTTTGCGCTGACCCTGAGCCAGCTGTTCTTCCCGCCCGAGATGCCCGAATGGCTGCGCCTGCTGCAAAGCTTCGGGATCTTCGTCACCGGCTACCTGGCGCGGCCGCTGGGCGGCATCCTGATGGCGCACTTCGCCGACCACCTGGGACGCAAGCGGGTTTTCAGCCTGAGCATCCTGATGATGGCCCTGCCGTGCCTGTTGATCGGGGTGATGCCGACCTACGCCGACATCGGCTATGCCGCGCCGCTGATCCTGCTGGCCCTGCGCATCCTGCAGGGTGCGGCGGTGGGCGGGGAGGTACCGAGTGCCTGGACCTTCGTTGCCGAGCATGCGCCGGCCGGGCGGCGCGGCTACGCCCTGGGTTTCCTGCAGGCCGGGCTGACCTTCGGCTACCTGCTGGGGGCGCTGACCGCGACCTTGCTGGCGCAGCTGTTCACCCCGCAGGAAATTCTCGACTACGCCTGGCGCTATCCGTTCCTGCTCGGCGGGGTATTCGGCGTGATCGGCGTGTGGCTGCGCCGCTGGCTCAGTGAAACACCGGTGTTCCTCGCCCTGCGCGCACGCCAGGAGCAGCCGGTGAGCTTCCCGCTGCGACGGGTGCTGGGCGAACACCGCCGGGCGCTGATCCCGGCGGCGCTGCTGACCTGTGTGCTGACGTCCGCCGTGGTGGTGCTGGTGGTGATTACCCCGACGGTGATGCAGCAGCGCTTCGGCATGACGGCGGGGCACACCTTCGCCCTGAGCAGCGTGGGCATCGTCTTCCTCAATATCGGTTGCGTGCTGGCCGGATTGCTGGTCGACCGGGTGGGCGCCTGGCGCGCGCTGATGCTCTACAGCCTGCTGCTGCCGCTGGGCATCGGCGCGTTGTACGCCAGCCTGGTGGGGCAGTGGGGCATGACCTGGCTTGCCTATGCGCTGGCGGGCCTGTCCTGCGGCGTGGTAGGGGTGGTGCCGTCGGTGATGGTCGGGCTGTTCCCGGCCGAAATCCGCGTGTCGGGCATTTCCTTCACCTACAACGTGGCCTACGCACTGTGGGCCAGCACCACACCGCTGGCGCTGATCGCGCTGATGCCGTGGAGCCCGTGGGTGTGTGTCGGCTTTTGTCTGATCATGGGCACGGTCGGGCTGCTGACAGCGTTGTATTTCGGGCGTCGTGAGCCATTGGCGTTTGCGGCGGAGCCGGTGCCGATCATGTGTGGTGACAAATGA
- a CDS encoding histidine kinase has product MANKTLRILIADAHPCQRLQLERLLNGLGYYRIAPVDSFEELQRLVLSALQPFHLLLGNIELASRAGVDLARFCRVSTQIQHALLYHSAQLQVPSVPQTERQAVSLSLPQVPDNEALEAFMAIIDTPLLVGKLPLPGTMPAATARPRPRANFVNSMFNR; this is encoded by the coding sequence ATGGCCAACAAGACGCTGCGCATCCTCATCGCCGACGCACACCCGTGCCAGCGCCTGCAACTGGAGCGGCTGCTCAACGGCCTGGGTTACTACCGGATAGCGCCAGTGGACAGCTTCGAGGAGCTGCAGCGCCTGGTGTTGAGTGCCTTGCAGCCTTTCCACCTGCTGTTGGGCAACATCGAGCTGGCCAGCCGTGCCGGGGTCGACCTGGCGCGCTTTTGCCGCGTCAGCACGCAGATCCAGCATGCCCTGCTTTACCACTCGGCCCAGTTGCAAGTGCCCTCGGTGCCGCAGACCGAGCGCCAGGCCGTCAGCCTGAGCCTGCCCCAGGTGCCCGATAACGAGGCGCTGGAGGCATTCATGGCGATCATCGATACGCCGCTGCTGGTCGGCAAGCTGCCGCTGCCGGGCACCATGCCGGCTGCCACGGCGCGGCCACGGCCCAGGGCCAATTTCGTCAATAGCATGTTCAACCGCTAA
- a CDS encoding sigma-70 family RNA polymerase sigma factor, which produces MEHYYRELVGFLCARLGNRQAAEDVAHDAYLRVLERTDGERIEHPRAFLYRTALNLVVDRHRRHQVRQAEPLEVLDSDERWHTPAPTHDMQLDQRLALMQRALDELSKVCRDSFLLRKLDGLSHQQIAEHLGISRSLVEKHIVNAMKHCRVRMREWES; this is translated from the coding sequence GTGGAACATTACTATCGCGAACTGGTGGGTTTCCTTTGCGCGCGCCTGGGCAATCGTCAGGCCGCCGAAGACGTGGCACACGATGCCTACCTGCGGGTGCTGGAGCGCACCGACGGCGAGCGCATCGAGCACCCGCGTGCCTTTCTTTACCGCACCGCGCTCAACCTGGTGGTCGACCGCCACCGTCGGCATCAGGTGCGCCAGGCCGAGCCGCTGGAGGTGCTGGACAGCGACGAGCGCTGGCATACCCCGGCGCCGACCCACGACATGCAGCTCGACCAGCGCCTGGCACTGATGCAGCGCGCCCTGGACGAGCTGAGCAAGGTCTGCCGCGACAGCTTCCTGCTGCGCAAGCTCGATGGCCTGTCCCACCAGCAGATTGCCGAGCATCTGGGAATTTCCCGCAGCCTGGTGGAAAAGCACATCGTCAATGCCATGAAGCACTGCCGGGTGCGCATGCGCGAGTGGGAATCCTGA
- a CDS encoding efflux RND transporter periplasmic adaptor subunit, whose protein sequence is MRPLTNTRRRLLLTGLGLLGLGSLLAWKALPYGAQPLSTVAVTRADIESSVTALGTLQPRRYVDVGAQASGQIHTLHVEVGDTVRKGQLLVEIDPSTQQARLDAGRYSIDNLKAQLAEQRAQFQLARQQLKRQRDLAAAGATRDEDVQTAAAQLKVTQARIDMFQAQIRQAQASLRSDEAELGYTRIYAPMDGTVVAVDAREGQTLNAQQQTPLILRIAKLSPMTVWAQVSEADIGKVTPGMTAYFTTLAGGKRRWTSTVRQVLPIPPKPLEQASQGGGSPASVSNGSAGSQVVQYSVLLDVDNPDGALMAEMTTQVFFVAGKASQVLTVPLAALDDGDGLRLAHVLTRDGKVEQRQVRTGLSDRLRVQVLDGLNEGERLVIGAPGVSGG, encoded by the coding sequence ATGAGACCTTTAACCAACACCCGTCGCCGGCTACTGCTCACCGGCCTGGGCCTGCTCGGCCTGGGCAGCCTGCTGGCCTGGAAGGCCCTGCCCTATGGCGCACAGCCGCTGAGCACGGTCGCCGTGACCCGCGCCGACATCGAAAGCAGCGTCACCGCACTGGGTACCCTGCAACCGCGTCGCTACGTGGACGTTGGTGCCCAGGCGTCGGGGCAGATCCACACCCTGCACGTGGAAGTCGGCGACACGGTGCGCAAAGGCCAACTACTGGTCGAGATCGACCCTTCGACCCAGCAGGCCCGGCTGGATGCCGGCCGTTATTCGATCGACAACCTCAAGGCCCAGCTGGCCGAACAACGCGCGCAGTTCCAACTGGCCCGACAGCAACTCAAACGCCAACGCGACCTGGCGGCCGCCGGTGCCACCCGCGACGAGGACGTACAAACGGCTGCCGCACAGTTGAAGGTCACCCAGGCGCGCATCGACATGTTCCAGGCCCAGATCCGTCAGGCCCAGGCCAGCCTGCGCAGCGACGAGGCCGAGCTGGGCTACACGCGCATCTACGCGCCGATGGACGGCACGGTAGTGGCGGTGGATGCGCGTGAGGGGCAAACCCTCAATGCCCAGCAGCAGACCCCGTTGATCCTGCGCATCGCCAAGCTTTCGCCAATGACCGTGTGGGCCCAGGTGTCAGAGGCCGACATCGGCAAGGTCACGCCGGGCATGACCGCCTACTTCACCACCCTGGCCGGCGGCAAGCGCCGCTGGACCAGCACCGTGCGGCAAGTACTGCCGATCCCGCCCAAGCCACTGGAGCAGGCCAGCCAGGGCGGCGGCAGCCCGGCCAGCGTCAGCAATGGCAGTGCCGGCAGCCAGGTAGTGCAGTACAGCGTGCTGCTGGATGTCGACAACCCCGACGGCGCGCTGATGGCAGAGATGACCACACAGGTGTTCTTCGTCGCCGGCAAAGCCAGCCAGGTGCTGACCGTACCACTGGCCGCGCTGGACGACGGCGATGGCCTGCGCCTGGCGCATGTGCTGACCCGCGACGGAAAGGTGGAACAGCGCCAGGTGCGCACCGGCCTCAGCGACCGCCTGCGGGTGCAAGTGCTGGACGGCCTCAACGAAGGCGAACGCCTGGTGATCGGCGCCCCTGGCGTCAGCGGAGGTTGA
- a CDS encoding MacB family efflux pump subunit gives MSTPLIELVDIRKSYGGVETPKVDILHGINLCIHPGEFVAIVGASGSGKSTLMNILGCLDRPTSGSYRFAGKDVAELGSDELAWLRREAFGFVFQGYHLIPSGSAQENVEMPAIYAGIAANERHARASALLGRLGLASRTGNRPHQLSGGQQQRVSIARALMNGGHIILADEPTGALDSHSGTEVMALLDELASQGHVIILITHDRNVAARAQRVIEIRDGLIISDSAGEQPTVEHGRGLQAEQLRQRLDRGATLHGAWKGELLEALQAAWRVMWVNRFRTALTLLGIVIGVASVVVMLAVGEGSKRQVMAQMAAFGSNILYLNGKPASLGEQAGTITLDDVAAIGQLPQVKHVMPVIGEKMMVRQGNNSQRFYVGGNNTGFPEIFNWPAVQGGFYTDADEANAAAVAVIGQKVREKMLDPGRDPVGQYLLIGNVPFQVVGILAAKGASSGDQDSDGRIVVPYSAAAIRLFGQRDPDYIAVAALDSTRVNEAEAAIDKLLRQRHNGRQDFELTNDAALIQAEARTQNSLALMLGAIAAISLLVGGIGVMNIMLMTVRERTREIGIRMATGARQRDILRQFLSEAVMLSMVGGLAGIALALAIGGGLMLAEVAVAFALPAMLGAFACAVVTGIVFGFMPARKAARLDPVKALTSE, from the coding sequence ATGAGCACGCCCCTGATCGAGCTGGTCGACATCCGTAAATCCTACGGCGGCGTCGAAACGCCCAAGGTCGATATCCTGCATGGCATCAACCTGTGCATCCATCCTGGCGAGTTCGTCGCCATCGTCGGCGCCTCCGGCTCCGGCAAGTCGACCTTGATGAATATCCTCGGCTGCCTCGACCGCCCCACGTCCGGCAGTTACCGCTTCGCCGGCAAGGATGTGGCCGAGCTGGGCAGCGACGAACTGGCCTGGCTGCGCCGCGAGGCGTTTGGCTTCGTGTTCCAGGGCTACCACCTGATCCCATCGGGCTCGGCCCAGGAAAACGTCGAAATGCCGGCCATCTATGCCGGCATCGCTGCCAACGAACGCCACGCCCGCGCCAGCGCCCTGCTCGGCCGCCTAGGCCTGGCCAGCCGCACCGGCAACCGCCCGCACCAGTTGTCTGGCGGCCAGCAGCAACGGGTGTCGATTGCCCGGGCCTTGATGAACGGCGGCCATATCATCCTCGCCGACGAACCCACTGGCGCCCTCGACAGCCACAGCGGCACCGAAGTGATGGCGTTGCTCGACGAGCTGGCCAGCCAGGGCCATGTGATCATCCTGATCACCCATGACCGCAACGTCGCGGCGCGGGCACAGCGCGTGATCGAAATCCGTGACGGCCTGATCATCAGCGATTCGGCCGGCGAACAGCCCACGGTCGAGCACGGCCGCGGGCTGCAGGCCGAGCAGCTGCGCCAGCGCCTGGACCGTGGCGCGACTTTGCACGGGGCGTGGAAAGGCGAATTGCTCGAAGCCCTGCAGGCAGCCTGGCGGGTGATGTGGGTCAACCGCTTCCGCACCGCCCTGACCCTGCTGGGCATCGTCATCGGCGTGGCCTCGGTGGTGGTGATGCTGGCCGTGGGCGAAGGCAGCAAGCGCCAGGTCATGGCGCAGATGGCCGCCTTCGGCTCGAATATCCTCTACCTCAACGGCAAGCCGGCAAGCCTGGGCGAACAGGCCGGCACCATCACCCTCGACGATGTCGCTGCCATCGGCCAACTGCCGCAGGTCAAACACGTGATGCCGGTGATCGGCGAAAAGATGATGGTGCGCCAAGGCAACAACAGCCAGCGGTTCTATGTGGGTGGCAACAACACCGGGTTCCCGGAGATTTTCAACTGGCCTGCGGTGCAGGGCGGCTTCTACACCGATGCCGATGAAGCCAATGCTGCCGCGGTGGCGGTGATCGGCCAGAAAGTGCGGGAAAAGATGCTCGACCCTGGCCGCGACCCTGTGGGGCAGTACCTGCTGATTGGCAATGTGCCGTTCCAGGTAGTCGGCATCCTGGCCGCCAAGGGCGCCAGCTCTGGCGACCAGGACAGCGACGGGCGCATCGTGGTGCCCTACTCCGCTGCAGCCATCCGCCTGTTCGGCCAGCGCGACCCGGACTACATCGCCGTTGCCGCCCTCGACTCCACGCGGGTCAACGAAGCCGAAGCGGCCATAGACAAGCTGCTGCGCCAGCGCCACAACGGCCGCCAGGACTTCGAGCTGACCAATGACGCGGCGCTGATCCAGGCCGAGGCGCGCACGCAGAACAGCCTGGCGCTGATGCTGGGGGCGATCGCCGCGATTTCGCTGCTGGTGGGCGGCATCGGCGTGATGAACATCATGTTGATGACCGTGCGCGAGCGCACCCGTGAAATCGGTATCCGCATGGCCACCGGCGCGCGCCAGCGCGACATCCTGCGGCAATTCCTCAGCGAGGCAGTGATGCTGTCGATGGTCGGCGGCCTGGCCGGCATCGCCCTGGCCCTGGCCATCGGTGGCGGCCTGATGCTGGCCGAAGTGGCGGTGGCCTTTGCCCTGCCCGCCATGCTCGGCGCCTTCGCCTGCGCCGTCGTCACCGGCATCGTGTTCGGCTTCATGCCCGCGCGCAAGGCCGCACGCCTCGACCCGGTCAAAGCCCTTACCAGCGAATAA